CTACGGAATCCGTCTTTGCGCATGAGTTCGTTCACTGTTACCCCCAACACCCGCGACATCCTGAGCGCAAGATCGATCGATGGTTTTTTGCGCCCGGCAAGGATGTTGGAGACGTGGGACCTTTCGACGTCGACAAGCTTGGCGAGCTCAGTGATGTTAAGGCCCCTTCT
Above is a genomic segment from Sporomusaceae bacterium containing:
- a CDS encoding helix-turn-helix transcriptional regulator produces the protein MPLSGSRIRELMRRRGLNITELAKLVDVERSHVSNILAGRKKPSIDLALRMSRVLGVTVNELMRKDGFRSFGTRPKR